Genomic segment of Novipirellula artificiosorum:
AATCAAGTACAACGCTGGATCAAACTTACCATGAATCGTCCCCCCCGCGACCGTTTGGACGATCAAGTTGCGTCGTTCGTTCGGACTCAAATCTTCCAAGCTCGTTTGGCGGCCCCTTGCCACGTCTTGGCCCCAGTACGCCAACTCGATGTCCTTGCCCGGTTGGACCTGGTTGAAAACGAAGCGGCCATCGAGGTCGGTCTTTCCTAGCAGCAACTGCCGAACAAGGCCTCGTTTGTCGGGGCGTCCCGATTCAATCATTTGCCAATTGAAGGGAAATCGGTTTCGAGGGGACGGGCGCTGGTCAGCGACAATCAACCGCAACTCGATCCCCGCTAACCCCGTTCCCGCTTCATCCACCACCCTGCCTGCGATCGAGAACGTGTTGCGGTGGCCGATCGGGTCAGTCGTGGTTTCATTTGCCTGGGGCTCCGCTGCATGCGTCTCGCGGGACGAACTCAGGTTGGCGGCGAGTATCGCAGCGACCGTGATCATGCAGAGCAGTTTCGAAGTGCCTACGATTCGCCTGCGCTGCGTCTGGGGCCAAGAGGCATCGAGGATCTGCAACATGCGAATTCTGAGTCGCGGCATCCGAGCCCTCGCCATCACGTTGTTCTCAAATGAGCTCAGCGGCGGTTTCCCCTTGATCGACATCGGTCACCCTTATCGCTACGGCACGTAACGCTACGAACTGTAACACATGGGTCCGTGACGTCAAGATCGAGAACTCGATGGGCAGGGGGGGCTGATCCCGGTAGGGATAGCCGTGGGCTGAGCGCAAGCGATGCCCACGGACAACGGTCACGCCAAGCCGATCCTGGCGGGATCGCAGAGGGCAGACGGAGGTTCTGCGACCGCTCCGCGGTCGGTGTGTGTGGGGGGCGCCTCCGTGTCCGGGGGTGTTCGCTCCGCTCAAACCCCCGGCTACCCCCTGCGACCACTCGCGTGGTCGGCGTCTAGACGCCGGGCTATTCCGCTTCGGTTTCCGCAGCTGGTTCTGTAACTGCGGCCTTTTCAGCCGCTACTTCAGTCACCTTTTCTGTGGCTTTCGCCTCGGCTTCCTGCTTGGCTTGTTTGGCGGCTTCTTTCAAAGCCTGTTCGGCTTTCATCTTGGCCTGCTCGGCTTCCTGCTTGGCCTGCTCGGCTTCCTGCTTGGCCTCTCGTGCCTCCTTTGCCTTTCGTTCTTTTTCCTTTTGCTCGCGTGCGGCTTTCTTCTGGGCCGCCTTTTTCTGTTGCTCGATTTTCTCCTGCTCTTGCTTTTTCAGTGCATCCAGCTCTTCCTGGGTTGGGAAGATCGGGAATTCACCGCTCGACAAACCTCGGTCGACAATCCAGATGTTTCGAAAACGAACCGGATCGCCATGATCTTGAATCAGCGTTGGCAGCAGCGTGGGGGCTTCGTCTTTTCCGTGACCGGTTTGCGATGGCAGTTCGATGTTGTCTTGCACCTTCACCCCGTTCACCCAACTGGTGACATGCGCACCGCGAATCTTCGTGCCGTCGGCTGCCCAGCGGGGAGCGGTGAATTGGATGTCATAGGTTTGCCACGCGAGTGGTGGGAGCGCCATATTGAAGTCGGGCGTGCGGAAGCGATAGAGCGAGCCAAGGCCATTGAAGACCGGCAGCGTTGCGAACGAATCAAGGATCTGGCACTCGTAGCGGCTCTGCAGGTAAATGCCGCTATTGCCGCGTGACTGGCCATCGGCCTCGGGCATGTAGGGCAATCGAAACTCAAGGTGCAGGTTGAAGTCTTGGAGCATCGGTTTGATCGTGGCGCCTTGGGTGAGCAGCCCCGCTTCATTCATTTGAGCGGCGGTGAACTGATCCGTTGACGAGCCATCGAATAGGACCATCGCATCCTTGGGTGGCGGTGCTCCCATCGAGGGGCTCTGACGAACAACGCGTGCCAAAACGCCGATTCGGTTTCCTTTGCGATCGACCACGATACAGCCGTCTTTCTCAACCACAATCACATAGGGGCCACCCGACAGGATGACGAATTCGTCGCTGCGGCGACCGATCAATTGCAGCGGCTCCCCTGAGGCTTCACTCTTTGTGTTTTCCCCCGGCAGTCCTCCGTTGTAATGAATCGCTTCAAACGAGTCCTTGCCAAAAGGACGGATTTGAATTGCGATCCGTTGCGGTTCAGCATCCTCTAACTTGATCTCACCAGCGAACTCGCCCATCAAGGGAAAGCTAGGCTCGTTTTCCGGTGCTTCGGTGTAGACCGTTCCCTTGCCGGTGGGTTCTTGCGCTGAGCTTTCAGCGGTG
This window contains:
- a CDS encoding 3-keto-disaccharide hydrolase gives rise to the protein MNRSLCRSLVTASCFTLSFVLPSVFTAESSAQEPTGKGTVYTEAPENEPSFPLMGEFAGEIKLEDAEPQRIAIQIRPFGKDSFEAIHYNGGLPGENTKSEASGEPLQLIGRRSDEFVILSGGPYVIVVEKDGCIVVDRKGNRIGVLARVVRQSPSMGAPPPKDAMVLFDGSSTDQFTAAQMNEAGLLTQGATIKPMLQDFNLHLEFRLPYMPEADGQSRGNSGIYLQSRYECQILDSFATLPVFNGLGSLYRFRTPDFNMALPPLAWQTYDIQFTAPRWAADGTKIRGAHVTSWVNGVKVQDNIELPSQTGHGKDEAPTLLPTLIQDHGDPVRFRNIWIVDRGLSSGEFPIFPTQEELDALKKQEQEKIEQQKKAAQKKAAREQKEKERKAKEAREAKQEAEQAKQEAEQAKMKAEQALKEAAKQAKQEAEAKATEKVTEVAAEKAAVTEPAAETEAE